In the Malaya genurostris strain Urasoe2022 chromosome 1, Malgen_1.1, whole genome shotgun sequence genome, one interval contains:
- the LOC131433951 gene encoding putative nuclease HARBI1, with product MNRKRSDMITNVITTLLSSSESNSSSSEEESSDEFEELCLVYAKTDLGRKKIRLSNFYEEVVEKYCEEAFCQNFRISKSTANMIVEKYENSTFFKTKSMGGIKEIPAKIQMLSFLWFSANKDSYREVCNLFGQSESTFYKHLNLILDFFVDVAKNLIHFPETRQEKEKLARSFQQISGFINVLGCIDGCYIYIRQPANKIRSTYVNRHDLLSITLQGICDSNKRFMDVCIGAPSKVHDARIFSISPISKELPVLCKGKYHLLGDAAYPLREYLLTPYKDYGTLSPRRRRYNIKHSQTRVKIENAFGLLKQRFRQLIRLDFFDTERASKFVLACCELHNICIDMDDSLPERIAIDMNENLPGVRQYDDENSQRSTALKLLGEAKRSEIVNIIT from the exons aTGAATAGAAAAAGGAGCGACATGATAACAAACGTGATTACAACTTTATTGTCAAGTTCTGAGAGTAACTCCAGTAGCTCGGAAGAGGAGTCTTCAGACGAATTTGAGGAATTATGTCTCGTTTATGCAAAAACCGATTTAGGACGGAAGAAAATTCGGCTATCGAATTTTTACGAGGAAGTCgttgaaaaatattgtgaaGAAGCT TTTTGTCAAAACTTTCGTATAAGCAAATCTACAGCCAATATGAtcgttgaaaaatatgaaaattccacttttTTCAAGACAAAATCTATGGGCGGAATAAAAGAAATTCCTGCTAAAATACAAATGCTTTCCTTTTTGTg gttttctgcaAATAAGGATTCATACCGCGAAGTGTGTAACCTGTTCGGGCAATCGGAGTCGACTTTTTATAAACATTTAAATTTGATTCTTGATTTTTTCGTTGATGTAGCCAAAAATCTTATACATTTTCCTGAAACACGTCAAGAGAAAGAAAAACTCGCCAGAAGCTTTCAGCAG ATATCTGGATTTATAAACGTGTTGGGTTGTATTGATGGATGTTACATCTACATTCGACAACCAGCTAACAAGATTAGGTCTACATACGTAAACCGCCATGATTTATTATCTATAACGCTTCAAGGCATTTGCGATTCAAACAAACGCTTCATGGATGTTTGCATAGGAGCACCAAGCAAAGTTCACGATGCCAGAATATTCTCTATATCACCCATTAGTAAAGAATTACCTGTACTGTGTAAAGGCAAGTATCATCTTCTGGGGGACGCAGCATATCCTTTACGAGAATATCTGCTCACACCCTACAAAGATTACGGAACCTTGTCTCCAAGGCGTAGGAGATACAATATCAAGCATAGCCAAACACGAGTCAAAATAGAGAATGCATTTGGTTTGCTTAAGCAACGATTTAGACAGCTAATCAGACTTGACTTTTTTGATACTGAACGAGCCAGCAAGTTTGTGCTGGCATGCTGTGAACTGCATAATATATGCATCGATATGGACGATTCATTACCGGAACGGATAGCCATAGATATGAATGAGAACCTCCCAGGAGTACGCCAATACGATGACGAAAACTCCCAAAGATCAACTGCGTTGAAGTTGTTGGGCGAGGCGAAAAGAAGCGAAATTGTGAACATAATAACATGA
- the LOC131433961 gene encoding 26S proteasome non-ATPase regulatory subunit 13, producing MSVANVASYLAEQKKTSDKELAAEWTQIEELYNEKLWNELTIKLNSFVKNPALQNEESLLGLYHNFITSFETKMNPYGLVQILTVVISFIEDKKEAVAFLEKLKEKVKVCDEALWMCKVLQGQIYLEHLNELDETKKIIEDLKDILEEAGNVTPVHGKYYMLAANYYRLVGQHSDYYRCGLQFLGCSMDTYPKDQWAQQAFFLGLAALLGEGIYNIGELLAHPILESLNGTENEWLVELLRAFNFGDIVKFEQMKPKWSTIADLAAQEVKLRQKISLLCLMEMTFKRPANKRTISFEEIAKEAKLPIKEVEILIMKALAQGLVKGAIDEVAGVVNMTWVQPRVLDRKQVAAMAGTLDNWMASITNMEQLIESRASEILTN from the exons ATGTCCGTAGCAAACGTTGCCAGCTACCTGGCGGAACAGAAGAAAACTTCTGATAAGGAACTGGCCGCAGAGTGGACTCAAATCGAGGAGTTGTACAATGAGAA GTTGTGGAATGAATTAACTATCAAATTGAACAGTTTCGTTAAGAATCCGGCTCTACAGAACGAGGAATCTTTGTTAGGACTCTATCATAACTTTATCACTTCTTTCGAAACCAA GATGAACCCCTACGGCCTGGTGCAGATCCTTACGGTGGTGATTTCATTCATCGAAGACAAAAAGGAGGCCGTAGCCTTCTTGGAGAAGCTCAAGGAAAAGGTTAAAGTCTGCGATGAGGCACTTTGGATGTGCAAAGTGCTCCAGGGACAAATCTATCTGGAACATTTGAACGAACTCGACGAGACGAAAAAGATTATCGAGGATCTGAAGGATATCCTGGAGGAGGCCGGTAACGTAACGCCAGTCCACGGCAAGTACTACATGCTGGCGGCCAACTATTACCG tCTGGTCGGTCAACACAGCGACTATTACCGATGTGGTTTGCAGTTTTTGGGCTGCTCGATGGACACGTATCCGAAGGACCAATGGGCCCAGCAAGCATTCTTCCTTGGTTTGGCCGCTCTGCTGGGCGAAGGTATCTACAACATCGGTGAATTG TTGGCCCACCCGATCCTGGAATCGCTCAACGGAACGGAGAACGAGTGGCTGGTCGAGCTGTTGCGTGCTTTCAATTTCGGCGATATCGTAAAGTTCGAACAGATGAAACCCAAGTGGAGCACGATTGCCGATTTGGCCGCCCAAGAGGTGAAACTGCGACAGAAAATATCCTTACTGTGTCTGATGGAAATGACGTTCAAGCGGCCGGCCAACAAGCGAACTATCAGCTTCGAAGAAATTGCCAAGGAGGCAAAATTGCCGATTAAAGAAGTTGAAATACTGATAATGAAGGCACTCGCCCAGGGCTTGGTCAAGGGAGCGATCGATGAGGTGGCCGGTGTGGTCAACATGACCTGGGTTCAGCCGAGGGTGTTGGATCGGAAACAGGTTGCGGCCATGGCCGGTACGCTGGACAACTGGATGGCGTCGATCACCAACATGGAACAGCTGATCGAAAGCCGGGCGAGTGAAATTTTGACGAACTGA